A single Zonotrichia albicollis isolate bZonAlb1 chromosome 28, bZonAlb1.hap1, whole genome shotgun sequence DNA region contains:
- the LOC141725249 gene encoding uncharacterized protein LOC141725249, protein MCRRIHAGDARGRRGDAAGCAQDVRRDAARCAQDVRGMCAGMQRGERGDAARCERGCGGDAAGGARGCGGASAEIQRDVRGMCAGMQRDVRGMCAGMQRDVRGMSPQIQRDVRAVCAGIERDVRGMCAGCARAVPGLDPPAARPRYSPGAASPARDRSPGAAGSGARAGPAEPPGPSWIPRRGGGRGAKVALQSPGGSEMMGKGPGGAGQE, encoded by the coding sequence ATGTGCAGAAGGATCCATGCAGGGGATGCGCGCGGGAGGCGCGGGGATGCAGCGGGATGTGCGCAGGACGTGCGCAGGGACGCAGCTCGATGTGCGCAGGATGTGCGCGGGATGTGCGCGGGGATGCAGCGCGGTGAGCGCGGGGATGCAGCGCGCTGTGAGCGCGGGTGCGGCGGGGATGCGGCGGGAGGTGCGCGGGGATGCGGCGGGGCGAGCGCGGAGATCCAGCGCGACGTGCGCGGGATGTGCGCGGGGATGCAGCGCGACGTGCGCGGGATGTGCGCGGGGATGCAGCGCGACGTGCGCGGGATGAGCCCGCAGATCCAGCGCGACGTGCGCGCCGTGTGCGCGGGCATAGAGCGGGACGTGCGCGGGATGTGCGCGGGCTGCGCCCGGGCCGTGCCCGGCCTCGATCCCCCCGCTGCCCGGCCCCGGTACTCGCCTGGCGCCGCATCCCCGGCCCGGGATCGCTCCCCGGGGgccgcggggagcggggcccgAGCGGGGCCGGCCGAGCCCCCCGGGCCCTCCTGGATCCCGCGCAgaggcggcggccgcggggccaAGGTCGCGCTCCAATCCCCAGGAGGCAGCGAAATGATGGGAAAAGGCCCGGGGGGAGCGGGGCAGGAGTGA